From the genome of Winogradskyella forsetii, one region includes:
- a CDS encoding anthranilate synthase component I family protein, with product MRTTQIHQPENLENFKQNLLLWSQQFDDIVWLDSNHHKDQYSNYDAILAVDALIVIRTDYFDAFERLKEFQTATNDWIFGFLTYDLKNNTEQLKSENLDELDFPELYFFQPKKLFLIKDNHVEIQYLKMVDDEIDNDLKSIEKCYNERRSLSVDTQRSRSEVEASQRSSDYIKIKLRIHKDDYFEKIAKMLAHIYRGDIYEANFCQEFYAENSEINPLETFKKLNNISKPPFASFLKFEDKYLMSASPERYIQKNGNTVISQPIKGTAKRSEHKTEDLKLAEDLANDPKERSENIMIVDLVRNDLAHTAKKGSVEVKELCKVYSFLQVHQMISTIQSEVKAETNPIDVIKTTFPMGSMTGAPKISAMKIIEELEETKRGLYSGSVGYFTPNGDFDFNVIIRSILYNETKKYVSYSVGSAITAKSDPLKEYEECLVKAKAMREALGN from the coding sequence TTGAGAACAACACAAATCCATCAGCCTGAAAACCTTGAGAACTTTAAGCAAAATCTATTGCTTTGGAGTCAGCAATTTGATGATATTGTTTGGTTGGATTCTAACCATCACAAAGACCAATACAGTAATTATGATGCTATTTTAGCTGTAGATGCACTGATCGTTATACGTACCGATTATTTTGACGCCTTTGAGCGTTTAAAGGAATTTCAAACGGCAACAAACGATTGGATTTTTGGTTTTCTTACTTACGATTTAAAAAACAATACGGAACAGTTAAAATCTGAAAATTTAGATGAATTGGACTTTCCAGAATTGTATTTTTTTCAACCGAAGAAATTATTTTTAATAAAAGATAATCACGTTGAGATTCAATATCTAAAAATGGTAGATGATGAGATTGATAACGATTTAAAATCTATAGAAAAATGTTATAATGAGCGCAGGTCGCTGAGCGTGGACACACAGCGTAGTCGAAGCGAAGTCGAAGCGAGTCAAAGGAGCTCTGACTATATTAAAATTAAACTTAGAATCCACAAAGACGACTATTTTGAAAAGATAGCCAAAATGCTCGCCCACATCTACAGAGGCGACATTTACGAAGCTAATTTTTGTCAAGAGTTTTATGCGGAAAACAGCGAAATAAATCCTTTGGAAACTTTCAAAAAGTTAAATAATATTTCAAAACCACCATTTGCCAGTTTCTTAAAATTTGAAGATAAATACTTAATGTCTGCGTCGCCAGAACGCTACATTCAAAAAAATGGAAACACTGTAATTTCCCAACCGATTAAAGGAACTGCCAAACGATCAGAACATAAAACCGAAGATTTAAAATTGGCCGAAGATTTGGCAAATGATCCAAAAGAACGTAGCGAAAACATTATGATCGTCGATTTGGTGCGTAACGATTTAGCACATACCGCAAAAAAGGGAAGTGTTGAAGTAAAAGAATTGTGCAAAGTGTATTCCTTTTTGCAAGTCCACCAAATGATATCCACAATTCAATCTGAAGTCAAGGCTGAAACCAATCCCATAGACGTCATAAAAACGACATTCCCAATGGGCAGCATGACAGGTGCGCCAAAAATTTCAGCCATGAAAATTATTGAAGAACTTGAAGAAACCAAACGCGGTTTATATTCGGGTTCCGTGGGCTATTTTACGCCAAATGGCGATTTCGATTTCAATGTCATCATAAGAAGTATTCTTTATAATGAAACAAAAAAATATGTTTCGTACTCTGTCGGAAGCGCGATTACAGCAAAAAGCGATCCGCTTAAAGAATATGAGGAATGTTTGGTAAAGGCAAAGGCCATGCGAGAGGCTTTGGGGAATTAG
- a CDS encoding aldose 1-epimerase family protein, which translates to MPSLKNNLLQINIKSKGAELCNITSVKNKTEFMWQADPEIWGSHAPNLFPIIGCMKDDSYIYKNKSYHMPKHGFARHNDDFTIKNQTESSITFSLVSNEDLFEMYPFLFEFNNTYTLSENRLTINHTVTNIDEKPLYFSLGGHPAFNCPISKEENYTDYYLEFEKPENTASYVLNMNTGLLTDETIPVFTDGNKIDLRPDLFNEDALIFKDLKSRIVNLKHKTNGKILAVNFEDFKQLGIWAKPNASYVCIEPWLGIADHENTDQNIDTKEGILELEAAAVFEASYSIEIDEKHLV; encoded by the coding sequence ATGCCTAGTTTAAAAAACAACCTCTTACAAATCAACATCAAATCTAAAGGTGCTGAGTTATGTAATATCACTTCCGTAAAAAATAAAACCGAATTTATGTGGCAAGCTGATCCTGAGATTTGGGGAAGTCATGCGCCAAATTTGTTTCCTATTATTGGTTGTATGAAAGATGACAGCTATATCTACAAAAACAAATCTTATCACATGCCGAAACATGGTTTTGCAAGACATAACGATGATTTCACAATTAAAAATCAGACGGAGTCGAGTATCACTTTTTCATTGGTTTCAAATGAAGACTTATTTGAGATGTACCCATTTTTATTCGAGTTCAACAATACTTATACACTTTCAGAAAATAGACTAACCATTAATCATACGGTTACCAATATAGATGAAAAACCATTATATTTTTCTTTAGGCGGTCATCCGGCTTTTAATTGTCCGATTTCAAAAGAGGAGAACTACACCGATTATTATTTAGAATTTGAGAAGCCTGAAAATACCGCATCTTATGTGTTGAATATGAATACTGGTTTGTTAACTGATGAAACGATACCTGTATTTACAGACGGTAATAAGATTGACTTACGTCCAGATTTATTTAATGAAGATGCTTTAATTTTCAAGGATTTAAAGTCGAGAATCGTCAATTTAAAACACAAAACCAACGGAAAAATCTTAGCCGTCAATTTTGAAGATTTTAAACAATTGGGAATTTGGGCCAAACCAAATGCGTCTTATGTCTGTATTGAACCTTGGTTGGGTATTGCTGATCATGAAAACACTGACCAAAACATTGATACTAAAGAAGGGATTTTGGAACTTGAAGCTGCTGCTGTTTTTGAGGCTAGTTATAGTATTGAAATTGACGAAAAGCATTTGGTATAG
- a CDS encoding DEAD/DEAH box helicase, with translation MTFQDLNLNTPLYNALDDLGFDTPTPIQEESFSVVASGKDVVGIAQTGTGKTLAYMLPILRNLKYSQQDNPRVLVLVPTRELVVQVVSEIEKFSKYINNRVLGVYGGTNINTQKQAVAQGQDIIVATPGRLYDLAVSRVLQLKSIQKLVIDEVDVMLDLGFRHQLMNIFDILPQRRQNIMYSATMTKDVDDLITDFFINPTKISIAVSGTPLENIKQERYDVPNFYTKVNLLEHLLQDKEAFSKVLIFVAYKKMADRLFDQLEDLFPNESCVIHSNKTQNYRLRSIEQFREGENRLLVATDVMARGLDIEGVSHVINFDTPDYPENYMHRIGRTGRAEQEGHSILFSTETEQEGLERIEELMQMKIETLTIPENVEISTELIEEERPQIRERNNPTKRRDEDAPGPAFHEKKEKNQKENLGGSYRREIAKKYKKPKTRGDKNYNRRNKK, from the coding sequence GTGACTTTTCAAGATCTCAATTTAAATACACCTTTATACAACGCTTTAGATGATTTAGGCTTTGACACACCTACGCCTATTCAAGAAGAATCCTTTAGCGTGGTGGCTTCTGGAAAGGATGTGGTTGGTATTGCACAAACTGGTACTGGTAAGACCCTTGCCTATATGTTGCCCATTTTACGAAACCTTAAATATTCGCAACAAGATAACCCAAGGGTTTTGGTTTTGGTGCCTACGCGTGAATTGGTGGTGCAAGTTGTGAGTGAGATTGAAAAATTTTCTAAATACATCAACAATCGTGTGTTGGGTGTTTATGGTGGTACCAATATTAATACACAAAAACAAGCGGTTGCACAAGGTCAGGATATTATTGTAGCAACTCCTGGACGACTTTACGATTTAGCCGTGAGTAGGGTTTTACAATTAAAATCGATTCAGAAATTAGTGATTGACGAAGTGGACGTGATGCTCGATTTAGGTTTTAGACATCAACTGATGAATATTTTTGACATTCTTCCACAGCGTCGCCAAAACATTATGTATTCGGCAACTATGACCAAAGATGTGGATGATTTGATTACCGATTTTTTTATTAATCCCACAAAAATATCGATTGCGGTTTCTGGTACGCCTTTGGAAAACATTAAACAAGAACGTTACGATGTTCCTAACTTTTACACTAAAGTCAACCTATTGGAACATTTACTTCAAGATAAAGAGGCATTTTCAAAAGTCCTGATTTTTGTGGCCTACAAGAAAATGGCTGACCGCCTTTTTGATCAATTGGAGGACTTATTCCCGAATGAATCTTGTGTTATCCATTCCAACAAAACACAAAATTACCGCTTACGCAGTATTGAACAATTTAGAGAAGGTGAAAACCGACTGTTGGTAGCTACAGACGTCATGGCAAGAGGCCTGGATATTGAAGGGGTTTCCCATGTCATCAACTTTGACACACCAGATTATCCTGAAAACTACATGCACAGAATCGGTAGAACCGGTAGAGCTGAACAAGAAGGCCATTCTATTCTTTTTTCTACTGAAACCGAACAGGAAGGTTTAGAGCGTATAGAGGAACTCATGCAAATGAAAATTGAAACGCTCACTATTCCTGAAAACGTTGAGATTTCAACAGAATTAATTGAAGAAGAACGTCCACAGATTAGAGAGCGAAACAATCCCACAAAACGACGTGATGAAGATGCACCAGGTCCCGCTTTTCATGAAAAGAAAGAAAAAAACCAAAAGGAAAATTTAGGTGGTTCTTATAGACGGGAAATTGCTAAAAAGTATAAAAAACCGAAAACTCGAGGCGATAAGAATTATAACCGACGGAATAAGAAATAG
- a CDS encoding mechanosensitive ion channel family protein, with product MKNFTEYKNSAMQSLSSMWPEIASIAFKALGALLIIVIGWLITKFIVKAIKKVLKIAKADKLDEKLNSIEIVEGKQLKFDTIKVVSKFVKYIMYIIIIITASDAIGLEIISNQVGELLAYLPQLFAALLIFILGLIFANFVKNNLKSLFESMDLSGGKMISQVVFFLLLTFISITALNQAGIDTEIITSNITMILAAFLGAFAIAVGLGAREVVGKLLNTFYARKTFEVGQKIIFNNETYTIDAVQSISVILKNPKGRLIVPIKDLVENQVQMQD from the coding sequence ATGAAAAATTTTACAGAATATAAGAACTCAGCAATGCAATCATTGTCATCAATGTGGCCAGAAATTGCATCCATTGCTTTTAAGGCGTTGGGAGCCTTATTAATTATTGTAATTGGTTGGTTGATTACAAAGTTTATCGTTAAAGCCATAAAAAAGGTATTGAAAATCGCCAAAGCAGATAAACTTGATGAAAAGCTAAACTCTATAGAGATAGTAGAAGGGAAGCAATTGAAATTTGATACTATAAAAGTGGTGTCTAAGTTTGTGAAATATATAATGTATATCATTATAATCATTACTGCTTCAGATGCTATTGGCTTAGAGATTATTTCTAATCAGGTTGGAGAACTTTTGGCTTATTTACCACAATTATTTGCAGCGTTGCTGATTTTTATTTTAGGCTTAATCTTTGCAAATTTTGTTAAGAATAATCTGAAATCACTTTTTGAATCCATGGATTTGTCTGGTGGGAAAATGATAAGTCAGGTGGTGTTTTTCTTATTGCTAACATTCATATCGATCACAGCTTTGAACCAAGCGGGAATTGATACAGAAATCATTACGAGCAACATCACTATGATATTAGCTGCTTTTCTAGGTGCATTTGCAATCGCAGTTGGCTTAGGAGCAAGGGAAGTCGTCGGTAAATTATTAAATACATTTTACGCTCGTAAGACTTTCGAAGTTGGGCAAAAAATCATCTTCAACAATGAAACTTATACAATTGATGCTGTTCAAAGCATTTCAGTAATATTAAAAAATCCTAAAGGACGACTTATTGTGCCCATTAAGGATTTAGTAGAAAATCAAGTACAAATGCAGGATTAA
- a CDS encoding RNA polymerase sigma factor — protein sequence MTQDAVHNLTDEALVEAIVKTNDTLLFEVLYDRYESMVYNKCYGFANGVDEAKDLTQDVFLRVFVKLASFKGKSKFSTWLYAFTYNHCVNYVTRNTAKKFEKKSVSTENFDIENIGEDIDSTREFESMRVEQLKKVMEMISPDEKMILLLKYQDNLSIKELADALDIGESAVKMRLKRAKEKLVQKYTNYTTDGKSI from the coding sequence TTGACACAAGACGCTGTTCATAACCTAACCGATGAAGCGCTCGTAGAAGCCATTGTCAAAACCAACGATACTCTGTTGTTCGAGGTGCTATACGATAGATATGAGAGCATGGTATATAACAAATGTTATGGATTTGCAAATGGTGTTGACGAGGCCAAGGATTTAACCCAAGATGTTTTTTTAAGGGTGTTCGTGAAATTGGCGAGTTTTAAAGGGAAATCAAAATTTTCAACTTGGTTATATGCATTTACCTACAATCATTGTGTGAATTATGTGACCAGAAATACGGCTAAAAAGTTTGAAAAAAAGTCGGTTAGCACTGAAAATTTTGACATTGAGAATATTGGCGAAGACATCGATTCTACCCGTGAGTTTGAAAGCATGAGAGTAGAACAGTTAAAGAAAGTCATGGAAATGATTTCGCCAGATGAAAAAATGATTCTGTTATTAAAATATCAAGATAATTTATCAATTAAAGAACTGGCTGACGCTTTAGATATTGGGGAAAGTGCGGTTAAAATGCGATTAAAAAGAGCAAAAGAAAAACTTGTACAGAAGTACACTAATTATACGACAGATGGAAAATCCATTTAA
- a CDS encoding DUF2721 domain-containing protein, whose product MEELTLTTPALLFSAISLIMLAYTNRFLAYAAIIRNLRDQYLEHQDSSILRQINNLKLRVKLTRYMQISGITSLLFCVLTMFLIYVNYDVIAVWAFGIGLLLLIVSLAFLIWEIQISAQALQHHLGDIENHLKK is encoded by the coding sequence ATGGAAGAACTAACCCTCACAACACCAGCACTTTTATTTTCGGCAATATCCTTAATCATGTTGGCCTATACGAATCGGTTTTTGGCTTATGCAGCTATCATTCGGAATTTACGCGACCAATATCTAGAGCATCAGGATAGTTCTATTCTTAGGCAGATAAACAATCTAAAGTTAAGAGTAAAATTAACTAGGTACATGCAAATTTCAGGAATCACTAGTTTGTTATTTTGTGTGCTTACAATGTTTTTAATCTATGTAAATTATGATGTTATAGCAGTTTGGGCCTTTGGAATTGGGCTTTTGCTACTCATAGTGTCTTTGGCTTTTTTAATATGGGAAATTCAAATATCAGCTCAGGCATTACAACATCATTTGGGAGATATTGAAAATCATTTAAAAAAGTAA
- a CDS encoding MotA/TolQ/ExbB proton channel family protein — MNELVISNVIIISNPFVDRFNEGGPFFMSLILICLLLSIFLLINGFINLKKDMAKTEKMLKLTVDSSLLGLVLGFLGSVIGLISAFDSVEAMGNPNPAMFAGGLKVSLLTATFGLFTFVIARIGILVLRWFVNSEKQE; from the coding sequence ATGAACGAATTAGTAATTTCAAATGTTATAATCATTTCCAATCCATTTGTGGATCGATTTAACGAAGGTGGCCCATTCTTTATGTCGCTTATTTTAATCTGTCTTTTATTGTCCATATTCCTTTTAATTAACGGCTTCATCAACCTTAAGAAAGATATGGCAAAAACCGAAAAAATGCTAAAACTAACGGTAGATTCCAGTCTGTTGGGACTGGTTTTAGGGTTTTTAGGGTCTGTTATAGGCTTAATTTCAGCCTTTGATTCTGTGGAAGCGATGGGAAATCCTAATCCAGCTATGTTCGCTGGTGGATTAAAAGTGTCGCTCTTAACAGCCACTTTTGGATTATTTACTTTTGTAATTGCAAGAATTGGAATTCTAGTGTTACGTTGGTTTGTCAATTCTGAAAAACAGGAATAA
- a CDS encoding sensor histidine kinase, whose amino-acid sequence MLKTNFIYKKIGQGLLHIIFWCAVLLFYTYFFGVGSNNFGDTLIFSLFLMPITIATTYVSIYKLIPDYLIAKRYFQFVLYSIYTLIISAYLVMVSIFFSLIYISNFEYNDMNPLTRNILFVLTGIYLVTFIVSAFKLMKLNIRASKRTQTLETKILETQLKLKEQELKYLKMQIHPHFLFNTLNTMYGFALKKADETPEMILKLSNLLDYLLYQVDKPFVSLNDEIHHIEDYISLEQMRFSDTLSVNFSKHISSEPIEIAPMLLIPFVENSFKHGKIRNGKLEILIDIIATHDKIDFKIENTCTKDSNTDEGIGLENIKKRLVFLYPNQHHLKINRDENNYMVALNLNLNPTLKDV is encoded by the coding sequence ATGCTTAAAACGAATTTCATATATAAAAAAATCGGTCAAGGCCTGCTCCATATTATATTCTGGTGTGCTGTGCTCCTATTCTACACCTATTTTTTTGGTGTTGGCAGTAATAATTTTGGAGATACATTAATATTTTCTTTGTTTTTGATGCCGATTACAATTGCCACAACTTATGTCTCCATTTATAAATTAATACCAGATTATCTCATAGCAAAACGTTATTTTCAGTTTGTACTTTATAGTATTTATACGCTGATAATTTCAGCGTATTTAGTCATGGTTTCTATCTTTTTTAGTTTGATTTATATTTCAAATTTTGAATATAATGACATGAATCCTTTGACTAGAAATATTCTTTTCGTGTTGACCGGAATATATCTTGTCACCTTCATAGTAAGTGCGTTTAAGCTGATGAAACTAAATATAAGGGCTTCAAAAAGAACCCAAACGCTTGAAACTAAAATTCTTGAAACACAATTGAAATTAAAAGAACAAGAACTGAAATATTTAAAAATGCAGATTCATCCACACTTTCTGTTTAACACGCTGAATACTATGTATGGTTTCGCATTGAAAAAAGCGGATGAAACACCAGAAATGATATTAAAACTATCCAACTTGTTGGATTACTTATTGTATCAAGTGGATAAACCGTTTGTAAGTTTGAATGATGAAATACATCATATTGAAGATTATATCAGCTTAGAGCAAATGCGATTTAGTGATACTTTGAGCGTAAATTTTTCAAAACATATAAGTTCAGAACCCATTGAAATTGCGCCCATGTTATTGATACCTTTTGTTGAAAACAGTTTTAAACATGGAAAAATCAGGAATGGTAAACTGGAAATACTTATTGATATTATAGCAACCCATGATAAAATTGATTTCAAAATTGAAAATACCTGTACCAAAGATTCAAACACTGATGAAGGTATTGGTTTGGAAAATATAAAAAAGCGTTTGGTATTCTTATACCCGAATCAACATCATCTCAAAATTAATAGAGATGAAAATAATTATATGGTCGCCTTAAACTTAAACCTAAACCCAACGTTAAAAGATGTCTAA
- a CDS encoding LytR/AlgR family response regulator transcription factor: MSKTISCIIVDDEIMARDIIASHLSKIENMNVIAQCKNAIEAFNFINNHKVDLIFLDINMPEVSGISFAKSINKNIKIIFTTAYRDYAVEGFDLQAVDYLLKPIAFERLLKSVNRYFEVSASSIENFSEPSENNDFIFVRSDRKMLKVDFDSILYIESLSDYIKIHLSNSIIVTRETITAIEAKLPKNRFLRIHRSYIVALSQIQSFTNEQVTVHRKALSISRSYKKEVLKLLENF; encoded by the coding sequence ATGTCTAAAACTATTTCTTGTATCATTGTTGACGATGAAATAATGGCGCGGGACATTATAGCTTCGCACTTATCCAAAATTGAAAACATGAACGTTATTGCACAATGTAAAAATGCGATTGAAGCCTTTAATTTTATTAATAACCATAAAGTTGACTTAATTTTTTTAGATATTAATATGCCTGAGGTTTCGGGCATTTCCTTTGCCAAATCCATAAATAAAAATATCAAGATTATCTTTACCACGGCCTATAGAGATTATGCTGTTGAAGGTTTTGATTTGCAAGCTGTAGATTATCTTTTAAAACCTATTGCTTTTGAGCGCTTATTGAAATCCGTAAACCGTTATTTTGAAGTGAGCGCTTCTTCAATTGAAAATTTTTCAGAACCATCAGAAAATAACGACTTCATATTTGTACGTTCTGACCGAAAAATGCTGAAAGTAGATTTTGATTCTATTCTCTATATTGAAAGTTTAAGTGATTATATCAAAATACATCTTTCCAACTCCATCATTGTAACTAGGGAAACCATCACAGCCATTGAAGCCAAATTACCCAAAAATCGATTCCTGAGAATCCATAGGTCTTATATTGTGGCTTTATCACAAATTCAGTCTTTTACAAATGAACAGGTTACAGTTCATCGAAAAGCGCTTTCCATTAGTCGAAGTTATAAGAAAGAAGTTTTGAAACTTCTGGAAAATTTTTAA
- the fabV gene encoding enoyl-ACP reductase FabV: protein MIIEPRTRGFICLTSHPTGCEQNVLDQINYIKERPTKNGPKKVLVIGASTGFGLASRITSAYGSDASTIGVFFEKPPSEGRPASPGWYNSAAFEKQAHKDGLYAKSINGDAFSNEIKAQTLKLIKDDLGKIDMLIYSLASPVRTHPDTGERFKSVLKPIGDTFTNKTVDFHTGEVKEISIEPSSGDDIENTVAVMGGEDWQMWIDLLKSEDVLSEDFKTVAYSYIGPSLTEAVYRKGTIGAAKDDLEATAFKITDTLEDINGKAYVSVNKALVTQASSAIPVIPLYISLLYQVMKDEGIHEGCIEQIERLFNERLYAENLELDDAGRIRIDDWEMRDDIQAKVLELWKQATTETLPNIGDLEGYKTDFFNLFGFEVDGVDYDKDVDEMVAITGLQV, encoded by the coding sequence ATGATAATAGAACCAAGAACTAGAGGATTTATTTGTTTAACCTCGCATCCAACAGGTTGTGAGCAAAATGTATTGGATCAAATAAATTATATAAAAGAACGACCAACTAAAAACGGGCCTAAAAAAGTATTGGTAATTGGCGCTTCAACCGGATTTGGTTTAGCCTCGAGAATAACAAGTGCTTATGGCTCTGATGCTTCAACTATTGGTGTGTTTTTCGAAAAGCCACCATCAGAAGGGCGTCCTGCTTCGCCAGGTTGGTACAATAGTGCAGCTTTTGAGAAACAAGCTCACAAAGATGGTTTATATGCCAAAAGTATCAATGGCGATGCGTTTTCTAACGAAATTAAAGCACAAACCTTAAAATTAATAAAAGACGATTTGGGTAAAATAGATATGCTGATTTACAGTTTGGCTTCGCCAGTAAGAACGCATCCCGATACAGGCGAACGTTTTAAGTCTGTTCTAAAACCCATTGGAGACACTTTTACTAATAAGACGGTCGATTTTCATACAGGCGAAGTCAAGGAAATTTCTATTGAACCAAGTTCTGGCGATGATATTGAAAATACAGTGGCTGTAATGGGAGGCGAAGATTGGCAAATGTGGATTGATTTATTAAAATCTGAAGATGTATTATCTGAGGATTTTAAAACTGTTGCCTATTCTTATATCGGACCATCATTAACTGAAGCCGTTTACAGAAAAGGAACAATTGGAGCGGCGAAAGATGATTTGGAAGCGACAGCTTTTAAAATTACGGATACTTTAGAGGACATCAATGGGAAAGCCTATGTTTCTGTGAATAAAGCCCTAGTAACCCAAGCGAGTTCTGCAATTCCTGTAATTCCATTATACATTTCATTATTGTATCAAGTGATGAAGGACGAAGGCATTCACGAAGGATGTATTGAGCAAATTGAACGATTGTTTAACGAACGTCTATATGCTGAAAATTTAGAATTGGATGACGCTGGAAGAATACGCATTGACGATTGGGAAATGCGAGACGATATCCAAGCAAAAGTCTTAGAACTTTGGAAACAAGCAACCACAGAAACTCTGCCAAATATTGGCGATTTAGAAGGTTATAAAACCGATTTCTTTAATCTCTTTGGATTTGAAGTTGATGGCGTTGACTATGATAAGGATGTGGATGAAATGGTCGCTATTACTGGATTGCAAGTATAA
- the lpdA gene encoding dihydrolipoyl dehydrogenase — protein MKSYDVAIIGSGPGGYVAAIRCAQLGMKTAIIEKYSTLGGTCLNVGCIPSKALLSSSHHYEEATKHFEEHGIEIPGDVKVNLEKMIGRKQAVVDQTTGGIDFLMKKNNIDVFEGLGSFKDATHIKIDGKDAQEIEAKKIIIATGSKPSNLPFIELDKERIITSTEALKLKEIPKHLIIIGGGVIGLELGQVYRRLGAEVTVIEYMDRIIPTMDAGLSKELNKVFKKAKCKMMVSHKVQSVERKGDEVLVKAENKKGEVVEFKGDYCLVSVGRRPYTDGLNAEAAGVKINDRGQVEVNEHLQTSASHIYAIGDVIKGAMLAHKAEEEGVFVAETMAGQKPHIDYNLIPGVVYTWPEVAAVGKTEEELKADNVAYKVGQFPFRALGRARASGDLDGFVKILADKSTDEVLGIHMIGARCADLIAEAVVAMEYRASAEDISRMSHAHPTFAEAVKEAALAATDDRALHV, from the coding sequence ATGAAGTCATACGATGTAGCAATAATAGGTTCTGGACCTGGCGGTTATGTAGCCGCAATTCGTTGCGCACAATTAGGCATGAAAACTGCCATTATTGAAAAATATTCCACGCTTGGTGGTACTTGCTTGAACGTAGGCTGTATTCCTAGCAAAGCCTTATTAAGTTCGTCGCACCATTATGAAGAAGCCACGAAACATTTTGAAGAGCATGGTATTGAGATTCCAGGTGACGTTAAAGTGAATCTGGAAAAAATGATTGGTCGTAAGCAAGCAGTTGTGGATCAAACAACTGGTGGTATTGATTTCTTAATGAAGAAAAATAATATTGACGTTTTTGAAGGGTTAGGGTCTTTTAAAGATGCGACTCATATTAAAATTGATGGTAAAGATGCTCAGGAAATTGAAGCAAAAAAAATCATCATTGCAACAGGAAGTAAGCCAAGTAACTTGCCATTTATAGAATTAGATAAGGAGCGTATCATCACTTCAACTGAAGCTTTAAAACTGAAAGAAATTCCAAAGCACCTCATTATCATTGGTGGCGGTGTTATTGGTTTAGAGCTCGGTCAAGTCTATCGTCGTTTAGGTGCAGAAGTGACGGTTATAGAATATATGGACAGAATTATACCGACTATGGATGCTGGTTTGTCTAAGGAATTGAATAAGGTTTTTAAGAAGGCAAAATGTAAAATGATGGTATCGCATAAAGTGCAATCTGTTGAACGTAAAGGTGATGAAGTCCTTGTAAAAGCTGAAAACAAAAAAGGCGAAGTCGTGGAATTTAAAGGCGATTATTGCTTAGTGTCTGTTGGTCGTCGTCCTTATACGGATGGCCTTAATGCGGAAGCTGCAGGTGTGAAAATCAATGATAGAGGACAAGTTGAAGTTAATGAGCATCTACAAACCTCTGCATCCCATATTTATGCTATTGGCGATGTCATCAAAGGCGCGATGTTGGCACATAAAGCTGAGGAAGAAGGTGTTTTTGTAGCGGAAACTATGGCAGGACAAAAACCTCATATTGATTATAACTTAATTCCAGGTGTGGTTTATACCTGGCCAGAAGTCGCTGCGGTTGGTAAAACTGAAGAGGAACTAAAAGCCGATAATGTAGCATATAAAGTGGGTCAATTTCCATTTAGAGCTTTAGGACGCGCTAGAGCAAGTGGTGATTTAGACGGTTTTGTAAAAATATTAGCCGATAAATCTACAGATGAAGTATTGGGAATCCATATGATTGGTGCACGTTGTGCCGATTTAATTGCGGAAGCAGTTGTGGCGATGGAATATAGAGCTTCGGCTGAAGATATTTCCCGTATGTCACATGCACACCCAACATTCGCCGAAGCAGTAAAAGAAGCCGCTTTAGCAGCAACTGACGATAGAGCATTACACGTATAG